Proteins co-encoded in one Opitutus terrae PB90-1 genomic window:
- a CDS encoding ABC-three component system middle component 6, whose amino-acid sequence MLLPDNIHPEATVYFNGAVVLRAAQRSPIQPVFGLYQAVQADRSISLPMFLLCLDWLFLLNLIRLTPQGDVELCS is encoded by the coding sequence ATGCTTCTTCCTGACAACATTCACCCGGAGGCGACCGTCTATTTCAACGGCGCGGTCGTGTTGCGCGCCGCCCAGCGTTCGCCGATCCAGCCGGTGTTTGGCCTGTATCAGGCGGTCCAGGCCGACCGATCAATAAGCCTTCCGATGTTTTTGCTCTGCCTTGATTGGCTCTTCCTGCTGAATTTGATTCGGCTTACCCCGCAAGGAGACGTCGAGCTGTGTTCCTGA
- a CDS encoding ABC-three component system protein, which translates to MIRQECFNAIETRISFLATRIELRGGLNILDLNIHSENFYPRLLNLIFGWNLVNLNTEIQNATAIDLVDRNGRLVAQVSATGTKQKINSTLAKDLSAYTGHGFKFVCITRAASQLRTHTYENPHALVFAPQNDIHDCQSLLAAINGLPTEKMETIRDFLRKELKVEIDPAKVESNLATIVKSINEQEWTANAGNPETIPFDIEGKITFNQIDKARALIDDYKLHHHRLAKIYAEYDRQGRNKSLSILDSMRRAFLELDDTLSADDKFFRIIAVTKLRIAQSANAPAIPDEELELCVAILVVDAFIRCKIFKNPERPTYASS; encoded by the coding sequence ATGATCCGCCAGGAATGTTTCAATGCCATCGAAACCCGGATTAGCTTTCTGGCTACCAGAATCGAACTGCGGGGCGGTTTGAACATTCTCGACCTCAATATACATTCCGAGAACTTTTACCCGCGCTTGCTGAACCTGATCTTCGGATGGAATCTAGTGAACCTTAATACGGAGATTCAGAACGCAACAGCTATTGACCTGGTTGATCGGAATGGCCGCTTGGTCGCGCAGGTTAGCGCGACAGGAACAAAACAAAAGATTAACTCTACGCTGGCGAAGGACCTCTCGGCTTACACCGGCCACGGCTTCAAATTTGTCTGCATCACCCGGGCGGCCTCCCAATTAAGGACACATACCTACGAGAATCCCCACGCACTGGTGTTCGCGCCTCAGAACGATATTCATGACTGTCAGTCGCTGCTTGCTGCCATCAATGGGCTACCAACCGAAAAAATGGAGACCATTCGCGACTTCTTGCGGAAAGAACTGAAGGTTGAGATCGATCCGGCAAAGGTGGAGTCAAACCTGGCGACCATTGTAAAGTCGATCAATGAACAAGAATGGACCGCTAACGCGGGAAATCCAGAGACCATCCCCTTCGACATCGAGGGCAAGATCACCTTCAACCAGATCGATAAGGCGCGTGCATTAATCGATGACTACAAACTGCACCATCATCGGCTAGCGAAGATATATGCCGAATACGACCGGCAGGGCCGCAACAAAAGCCTGTCAATCCTAGACTCGATGCGCCGAGCGTTTCTGGAACTCGATGACACCCTAAGCGCTGACGATAAGTTTTTTCGAATCATAGCAGTGACCAAGCTGCGAATCGCTCAGAGCGCCAACGCCCCTGCTATACCCGACGAGGAACTCGAACTGTGCGTTGCGATTCTCGTGGTTGACGCATTCATTCGTTGCAAGATTTTCAAAAACCCTGAGAGGCCTACGTATGCTTCTTCCTGA
- a CDS encoding DUF932 domain-containing protein, whose amino-acid sequence MNSIESVTAAPARVFRALSSDDLRRCAPSVFAEHARPGVSARYTFVSTAQVVALLGAEGWEPVRASEQRVRLEDRVGYQMHEIRFARRADLEAGVMKIGNTRPEMIVQNAHDGTRAYRIDAGLYRLVCRNGLTVADTDFAHVSIRHMDVSAAAFAKAAQSVAENTPRALEAVAKWQAVQLSQVTRLEFARRAAALRWSAGNPVMQALTPEKLLSPVRYGDAATDLWTTFNVVQEHLARGGDRYMSRSEGAGLRRNRTRPVAGLVEGQRLNKALWSLASEFANN is encoded by the coding sequence ATGAACTCGATTGAATCCGTTACCGCTGCTCCCGCTCGCGTCTTTAGAGCGCTTTCGTCCGATGATCTCCGCCGCTGTGCTCCATCGGTTTTCGCCGAACATGCCCGGCCGGGAGTGTCGGCTCGCTACACGTTCGTTTCTACCGCGCAGGTCGTTGCCCTGCTTGGCGCGGAAGGTTGGGAGCCGGTGCGCGCGTCCGAGCAGCGCGTGCGACTCGAAGACCGCGTCGGCTATCAGATGCACGAGATTCGTTTCGCTCGCCGCGCCGATTTGGAGGCCGGAGTGATGAAGATCGGAAACACCCGCCCGGAGATGATCGTGCAGAACGCGCACGACGGGACGCGGGCGTATCGCATCGATGCCGGCCTCTACCGGCTCGTTTGCCGCAACGGGCTCACGGTGGCGGATACGGACTTCGCACACGTCTCCATTCGGCACATGGACGTTTCAGCAGCGGCGTTCGCCAAGGCCGCGCAGTCGGTCGCGGAGAACACCCCGCGGGCATTGGAGGCCGTCGCCAAATGGCAGGCGGTGCAACTCTCGCAGGTGACCCGGCTCGAATTCGCTCGACGGGCTGCGGCGCTGCGTTGGTCTGCGGGCAACCCCGTGATGCAGGCGCTCACTCCGGAGAAGCTGCTTTCTCCCGTGCGCTACGGCGACGCGGCAACTGACCTTTGGACCACCTTCAACGTGGTGCAGGAACATCTCGCACGTGGTGGCGATCGCTACATGAGCCGCTCAGAAGGGGCCGGCCTCCGGCGCAATCGCACTCGACCGGTCGCAGGCTTGGTCGAAGGGCAGCGTCTGAACAAGGCGCTCTGGTCACTCGCCAGTGAGTTTGCGAACAACTGA
- a CDS encoding response regulator transcription factor gives MPTISTVTQGGAQRSEQMVLSIVGDGSDDQQAAERLGISPHTVNTHRKAIMAKLKLHHKGQLMLYALQHGYIWVTGANVYYPGFQRRLQAGAKAAPNERASA, from the coding sequence ATGCCGACGATCAGCACCGTCACGCAAGGTGGAGCGCAGCGCAGCGAGCAGATGGTGCTGTCGATCGTCGGCGATGGGTCGGACGATCAGCAGGCCGCGGAACGTCTCGGAATTTCGCCGCACACGGTGAACACGCACCGGAAGGCGATCATGGCGAAGCTCAAGCTGCACCATAAAGGCCAGCTCATGTTGTATGCTCTCCAGCACGGCTACATCTGGGTAACCGGCGCGAACGTTTACTACCCAGGATTCCAACGGCGCCTCCAAGCCGGCGCAAAGGCGGCTCCGAACGAGCGCGCCAGCGCGTGA
- a CDS encoding B12-binding domain-containing radical SAM protein: MPPQHGLLAGFAAGLSSIADFLRARLPDTKVELVDLSEEPITTLKSAILSRGLPIHFETIVGITTTTASYQAALSVAAAFKELGRAAGTNVTTILGGHHASADAEIVLRNHTAVVDFVIAGEGETAMLEFLQRFPGVAGTPGLICIREGRVQRNPPPLLLSQAQLDTLPPTAPTSGTNVTGKFGHITYISARGCPLGCAFCAVGNQRIRAKSVAKVAADVRLLVAQGHTRIAIEDNFFAHTPQRTEELCGALAELRSEGLGFTWDCQTRVESMDRKGLPELLSRAGCEAVYLGVESLNPDQLRYLNKTPNPERYLNRLRHRVIPALLASRVGCYLNLQFGLPGENDDHHSQTLATLRAIGQMAHDSGRIITIFPQLHVLYPGTVHFLDGLRADHYPADIFELFTAWEIVQSPVLKWLGRHFAHGTGGIPVGILNPESLRRGSFTGGSLNIIDPNAVTRIDATLSDLSQLAGIDVFRYGRHLVPGENDPPSDRTPQQSALAC; this comes from the coding sequence ATGCCCCCCCAGCACGGACTGCTGGCCGGCTTTGCGGCTGGGCTGTCAAGCATCGCAGATTTCCTTCGCGCTAGGCTTCCGGACACGAAGGTTGAACTAGTAGATCTCAGCGAGGAGCCCATCACTACGCTAAAAAGCGCCATTCTCAGTCGGGGCCTTCCGATCCATTTCGAAACAATCGTCGGCATCACAACGACCACCGCTTCATATCAAGCCGCCCTCTCGGTTGCCGCAGCGTTCAAGGAATTGGGGCGTGCAGCCGGCACAAACGTCACGACGATTCTGGGGGGACATCATGCGAGTGCCGACGCGGAAATTGTGCTTCGTAACCACACCGCCGTCGTAGACTTCGTAATCGCGGGCGAAGGGGAGACCGCAATGCTGGAATTCCTCCAACGGTTTCCGGGAGTTGCCGGAACGCCGGGTTTGATTTGCATCCGCGAAGGGAGGGTCCAGCGAAACCCGCCTCCTCTCCTGTTGAGTCAGGCTCAGCTAGACACATTGCCGCCGACGGCGCCAACGTCCGGCACAAATGTCACCGGAAAATTCGGTCACATCACCTATATTAGCGCCCGCGGATGCCCCCTGGGTTGCGCCTTTTGTGCCGTCGGTAATCAACGGATACGCGCCAAATCTGTTGCAAAGGTCGCCGCGGATGTCCGCCTGCTGGTAGCACAGGGTCACACTCGGATCGCGATCGAAGATAATTTCTTCGCGCACACGCCCCAACGTACCGAGGAACTCTGCGGCGCGCTTGCGGAGCTTCGGTCTGAGGGACTGGGGTTCACTTGGGATTGCCAAACGCGAGTTGAGTCGATGGACCGCAAGGGGCTTCCCGAGCTCCTAAGCCGTGCGGGCTGCGAGGCAGTTTATCTCGGCGTCGAATCCCTTAATCCCGACCAACTGCGCTACCTCAACAAAACGCCCAACCCCGAGCGTTATCTCAATCGGTTGCGACACCGCGTCATTCCAGCTCTTTTGGCCTCCCGTGTCGGCTGCTACCTCAATTTGCAGTTCGGCCTGCCCGGCGAAAACGACGACCATCATTCCCAGACGTTAGCGACGCTTCGCGCGATCGGCCAGATGGCCCATGACTCGGGCCGTATCATCACGATCTTCCCGCAACTTCACGTTCTTTATCCTGGAACCGTGCACTTCTTGGACGGCCTCCGCGCCGATCATTACCCCGCCGACATCTTTGAGCTATTTACCGCCTGGGAGATCGTGCAATCGCCGGTGCTAAAATGGTTGGGACGCCATTTCGCACACGGAACCGGCGGAATACCCGTCGGCATCCTGAATCCTGAATCACTTCGGCGTGGTTCGTTCACTGGAGGATCTTTGAATATCATCGATCCGAACGCCGTCACTCGCATCGATGCAACCCTATCGGACTTGTCCCAGCTCGCAGGAATAGACGTTTTCAGATATGGTCGGCATCTGGTTCCGGGCGAAAACGATCCGCCATCCGACCGCACTCCACAGCAATCCGCGCTTGCCTGTTAG
- a CDS encoding ABC transporter substrate-binding protein: protein MKRNILTLTSTALLALGLVFVGCRRQDAPPSSAPKATIAILNLQKHPILDAVEAGAKEALAREGYPENAEGIRYLIRTAAGDKQQIPALAAELNAQHPDVVIAISTPIAQAVVKNYRGKIVFGALTDPVSAGVISGDRNRNPNVTGTTDAVPYDAQLQLIRQISPRAKRLGILFNPGEASSQYAVPRIKAAAPGLGFEIVEGAVNSTQEVYPVALGLASRVDALLISTDNTVAAGIAGAVKVGIERKLPVFACDSGSVEHGAIGAISPGYFAIGIDTGKLAARMLKGESGLAVVNPKAGDVYLNRRAATDMGAEIPKDVEARAAKIYDEIR, encoded by the coding sequence ATGAAAAGAAACATCCTCACACTAACCTCCACCGCGCTCCTCGCTCTCGGCTTGGTCTTCGTCGGTTGTCGTCGTCAAGATGCGCCGCCCTCGTCAGCACCCAAGGCCACCATCGCCATCCTCAATCTTCAAAAACATCCGATCCTCGACGCAGTAGAAGCCGGTGCGAAAGAAGCGCTCGCAAGAGAAGGGTATCCAGAGAATGCTGAGGGCATTCGCTACCTAATTCGAACTGCCGCTGGCGACAAACAACAAATCCCAGCGCTTGCCGCGGAACTCAATGCTCAGCATCCCGACGTGGTTATCGCCATTTCCACGCCGATCGCACAAGCGGTTGTGAAGAATTATCGTGGGAAAATCGTCTTTGGTGCGCTCACCGACCCAGTCAGCGCCGGCGTGATCTCCGGCGATCGTAACCGAAATCCAAACGTCACGGGGACCACGGACGCCGTCCCATATGACGCACAACTCCAGCTTATACGGCAGATCAGCCCGCGGGCGAAACGGCTGGGGATTCTCTTTAATCCAGGCGAAGCGTCATCGCAGTATGCAGTACCTCGGATCAAGGCTGCAGCGCCGGGGCTCGGCTTTGAGATTGTCGAGGGGGCAGTGAATTCAACCCAAGAAGTGTATCCGGTCGCACTCGGATTGGCTTCGCGCGTGGATGCATTGCTCATATCCACAGACAACACGGTTGCTGCAGGTATTGCGGGAGCGGTTAAGGTTGGTATCGAACGGAAGTTGCCGGTGTTCGCGTGCGACAGCGGTTCGGTCGAACACGGAGCGATCGGGGCAATCTCCCCCGGCTATTTTGCAATCGGAATCGATACCGGTAAACTCGCCGCGCGCATGCTCAAAGGGGAGAGCGGGCTGGCCGTCGTCAATCCCAAGGCCGGCGACGTATACTTAAACCGGCGCGCCGCGACCGATATGGGCGCTGAGATTCCGAAGGATGTCGAAGCCAGAGCCGCGAAGATATACGACGAAATCAGATGA
- a CDS encoding ABC transporter permease: protein MSAALSFLDVGLLTGLIYSLPVVALALAFRVLAFPDLTIEGSFSLAAATFGIIVKGGGSPTVGAAAGILAGAAAGGLTALLHARFKINKLLAGIIVVAICYTVSLRAMGAPNIGLISAPSAFTLVAFLDRDGTHLGSILLLVAIVSVIVTLCSQGLASRVGLRLRAAGANPGYARLLGVNVPANLICGLALSNAIAATGGILSAMSQGFADAGMGQGLLIMALAALAIGERTLPVRLNYSGFVLGAALLGTLIYQVVVCFAIQTGISAVDLKLATAILVLLVIATRASRRGPAFLEGIE, encoded by the coding sequence ATGAGCGCCGCCCTTTCCTTTCTTGATGTCGGTCTTCTGACGGGGTTGATCTACTCGCTTCCGGTTGTCGCCTTGGCGCTGGCCTTTCGTGTCCTAGCGTTTCCTGATTTAACGATCGAAGGATCGTTCTCTTTGGCGGCCGCCACGTTTGGCATTATCGTGAAAGGCGGCGGTTCGCCGACGGTCGGTGCGGCCGCCGGGATTCTCGCTGGTGCGGCAGCGGGAGGTCTCACGGCTTTGCTTCACGCGCGTTTCAAGATCAACAAGCTTCTCGCAGGTATTATTGTCGTGGCGATCTGCTATACCGTTTCATTGCGGGCAATGGGTGCACCGAATATCGGCCTAATCTCGGCTCCTTCGGCTTTCACGCTCGTCGCGTTCCTCGATCGGGACGGTACCCATCTTGGATCGATCTTGCTCCTCGTCGCAATCGTTTCGGTCATTGTCACGTTATGCAGTCAAGGGCTGGCGAGCCGTGTCGGCCTTAGGCTTCGCGCCGCCGGTGCAAACCCCGGTTATGCACGCCTGCTCGGCGTGAACGTTCCGGCCAATCTTATCTGTGGCCTCGCGCTTTCGAATGCCATCGCTGCGACCGGGGGCATCCTGTCCGCAATGAGTCAAGGTTTCGCGGATGCCGGAATGGGCCAAGGCCTTCTCATCATGGCGTTGGCAGCTCTCGCTATCGGCGAACGGACGCTACCGGTTCGTCTTAATTATTCCGGTTTCGTCCTCGGCGCTGCGTTGCTTGGCACACTGATTTATCAGGTTGTCGTCTGTTTCGCGATCCAAACGGGCATTTCCGCCGTCGACCTCAAACTCGCCACTGCGATCCTCGTACTGCTGGTGATCGCCACTCGGGCGTCCCGCCGCGGTCCTGCTTTTCTCGAAGGCATCGAATGA
- a CDS encoding ATP-binding cassette domain-containing protein: MSVPQHIVSTDDLRVTYLQVRRAIHALDGVTMQIPAGQAVVIVGRNGSGKSTLLGVLANRIAATGGSAFISGVSVERLPSDELAKAVFFVQQDPLAGTVGTMTVFENLLLADARSEPRRRPDREEMYRDLLRPLGLEGRLDQQAATLSPGERQALAILFAGLRPAKVVLLDEPLAALDDANVDLCRMLIADVKRMGKTLLIVTHDLPQIQSIADRVLTLNAGRIISDTLAAPSLQCLPQQNSRRLPTTSPNG, encoded by the coding sequence ATGAGCGTGCCCCAACATATCGTTTCAACCGACGACCTTCGCGTCACCTACCTGCAAGTCCGCCGCGCAATCCACGCGCTCGACGGAGTCACGATGCAGATCCCCGCGGGACAGGCCGTCGTGATTGTGGGCCGAAACGGCAGTGGCAAATCCACGCTACTTGGAGTTCTCGCAAACCGAATCGCGGCGACGGGTGGATCGGCATTCATCAGTGGCGTGTCGGTCGAACGACTGCCATCAGATGAACTGGCCAAAGCGGTATTCTTCGTGCAGCAGGACCCTCTTGCCGGCACCGTGGGCACCATGACGGTTTTTGAGAATCTGCTGTTGGCAGATGCTCGCAGCGAACCTAGACGGAGGCCTGACCGGGAGGAAATGTATCGGGACCTCTTGCGGCCCTTGGGGCTCGAAGGACGACTCGACCAGCAAGCCGCGACGCTTTCTCCCGGGGAGCGGCAGGCGTTGGCGATTCTGTTCGCTGGCCTACGCCCTGCCAAAGTAGTTCTCCTCGACGAGCCGCTTGCCGCCCTCGACGACGCCAACGTCGATTTGTGCCGAATGTTGATCGCTGACGTGAAGCGAATGGGAAAGACCTTACTTATCGTAACTCATGATCTTCCACAGATTCAATCGATCGCCGATCGAGTTCTGACCTTGAACGCCGGGCGGATAATCAGCGATACTCTAGCGGCTCCGTCCCTCCAATGCCTGCCCCAACAGAACAGTCGCCGTTTGCCGACGACTTCGCCGAACGGCTAA
- a CDS encoding sigma-54-dependent transcriptional regulator — MSAKLLVVEDDASQRAALGELARQIGYECEEFSNAEDVAELRIARLAEFDAGIIDWDLPGINGTALARQLHQRNELLDLVMLTAHTSKISRNAALAEGFLHYIKKPGTENLKKYLREQQPKWSAQRIALRKLQDPGTGIVGPSDALATLRQEIVRIAAEDRNVLLLGETGTGKDLVARKLCELSPRGDRSLIILNAASVNNEALADSEFFGIGARVATGVAESEGAFRAADGGTLFLDEVGELSLPVQAKLLRALANKVVKTVGRHDEEKVDVRVITATNRNLPEMVSNGAFREDLYNRLAEAHIFLTPLRDRPEDILPLAEHQLALELKKLRMRKPGLLRKQFSPEVRKRLKANLWLGNVRVLQSVIGEAVSRSRDRTFIIESDLQFPPATGKVSSHAGGPVTAGIAAPPAALVKEVREFLDPLDAAFPIAAAARGDAEVRLEDLAKPFGKSRAAISYFFNPKRFYLMRGEQRIEIIKYLAQNDRALWVNLRSNASPVADRFD, encoded by the coding sequence ATGAGCGCAAAACTGCTGGTGGTTGAGGACGATGCCAGCCAGCGCGCTGCGCTTGGCGAGCTTGCCCGTCAGATTGGGTATGAATGCGAGGAATTCTCCAACGCCGAAGACGTCGCAGAACTTCGAATCGCGAGGCTCGCGGAGTTCGACGCTGGCATCATCGACTGGGATCTGCCGGGCATAAATGGCACCGCCCTAGCAAGACAGCTCCACCAGCGGAACGAGTTGCTCGACCTGGTGATGCTGACTGCTCACACGAGCAAGATCAGCCGAAACGCCGCGCTGGCCGAGGGTTTCTTGCATTATATCAAGAAGCCAGGAACCGAAAATCTAAAAAAGTATCTACGAGAACAGCAGCCTAAATGGTCGGCACAACGGATCGCCTTACGGAAACTACAAGATCCCGGCACGGGGATCGTAGGCCCTTCAGACGCGTTAGCTACCTTGCGACAAGAAATCGTTCGCATTGCCGCTGAGGATCGTAACGTCCTGCTCCTCGGCGAAACCGGCACCGGGAAGGATCTCGTCGCCAGGAAACTTTGTGAACTCAGCCCACGCGGCGACAGGTCGCTGATCATCCTGAATGCGGCATCGGTTAACAACGAAGCGCTCGCCGACAGTGAGTTTTTTGGTATCGGCGCGCGTGTGGCGACCGGTGTCGCCGAAAGCGAAGGTGCATTCCGTGCAGCGGACGGCGGCACCCTGTTTCTTGACGAGGTTGGCGAGCTGAGTCTACCCGTGCAGGCCAAACTGTTGCGCGCGCTGGCTAACAAGGTAGTGAAGACCGTCGGACGGCACGACGAGGAGAAGGTTGACGTTCGCGTTATTACTGCGACGAACCGCAATCTACCCGAAATGGTCAGTAACGGGGCCTTCCGTGAGGACCTATACAACCGTTTGGCCGAGGCTCACATCTTCCTAACGCCTTTGCGCGACCGACCGGAAGACATCTTGCCTCTGGCTGAACACCAACTCGCTCTGGAATTAAAGAAGCTGCGGATGCGCAAACCCGGTTTGCTCCGGAAGCAATTCTCACCGGAAGTCCGGAAGAGACTCAAAGCGAATTTGTGGCTCGGTAACGTCCGAGTTTTGCAGTCTGTGATTGGCGAAGCGGTCAGTCGGTCACGTGATAGAACGTTCATCATTGAGTCCGACCTCCAGTTTCCCCCCGCTACGGGAAAAGTATCGTCGCACGCAGGTGGCCCCGTCACGGCGGGGATCGCCGCTCCTCCGGCCGCGCTGGTCAAAGAAGTAAGAGAATTTCTGGATCCGCTCGATGCGGCGTTCCCAATAGCGGCAGCAGCGCGCGGCGATGCAGAGGTGCGTTTGGAGGATCTGGCCAAACCATTCGGCAAATCGCGAGCCGCAATATCCTATTTTTTCAATCCTAAGCGATTCTACCTGATGCGGGGCGAGCAACGGATTGAGATTATCAAATACCTTGCCCAAAACGATCGAGCACTTTGGGTGAATCTGCGTAGTAATGCGAGCCCGGTCGCCGACCGTTTCGATTAG
- a CDS encoding tyrosine-type recombinase/integrase, whose protein sequence is MALQIHPGKTKWWYGRIIVNGRKIKKNLGIEVRGVPPPTLSQRGDDAFERSRAKAQAALERLQLELRKRTSAEELVQTIHEIRTGARVASIPLSDASARWKALPRRRPLSERYVDQAEAWMKRFVEFVGLSNAAIRDMDQVQSPIARAFLKSEHERGVSAKTYNNILIFLRSCFESLKDEAGIAKNPFAGIPTREEDTVFRKPFSTEELAAIVTAAKSDPFIYPVVVTAICTAMRRGDCCLLQRSAIDLPNRFIKVKTSKTGELVQIPIFPLLQEVLEKIEKSDSPYAFPQQAAIYELNPDNITLRVRKVMRVAGFFDPGEADSAEEQAVSRGEIHQERENGLRKASVRDFHSFRVTWVTLALNAGVPLEIVQKVTGHRTAGIVMKHYFQPGREDFRRTLSGKLPALIGGTPEPKPLDPSELRTQLNAMKPGTWRKIRDELIARLPKEEEGAVEVRATKAEPAASAKASD, encoded by the coding sequence ATGGCGCTTCAGATACACCCTGGCAAAACGAAGTGGTGGTATGGCAGGATCATCGTTAACGGCCGAAAGATTAAAAAAAACCTCGGGATCGAGGTGCGCGGCGTTCCCCCGCCGACACTCTCCCAGAGGGGCGACGATGCCTTCGAACGTTCACGGGCAAAGGCCCAAGCCGCGCTTGAGCGTCTGCAACTGGAACTGAGAAAACGCACCTCCGCCGAAGAACTCGTTCAGACAATCCACGAGATTCGCACGGGAGCACGCGTTGCATCCATTCCGCTCTCAGATGCCAGTGCCCGCTGGAAGGCGCTTCCACGAAGGCGTCCGCTCAGCGAGCGCTACGTGGATCAAGCCGAGGCTTGGATGAAGCGATTCGTGGAGTTCGTCGGGTTAAGTAACGCAGCGATTCGGGACATGGATCAGGTTCAGTCTCCAATCGCACGTGCGTTCCTAAAATCTGAGCACGAGCGCGGGGTGTCCGCGAAGACCTACAACAATATCCTTATTTTCCTGCGGTCCTGTTTCGAATCACTCAAAGATGAAGCCGGCATCGCCAAAAACCCCTTCGCCGGCATTCCGACACGCGAGGAGGACACTGTCTTCCGCAAGCCGTTCAGCACCGAGGAACTCGCTGCGATTGTGACGGCAGCCAAGAGCGATCCTTTCATCTATCCCGTCGTGGTGACGGCGATCTGCACGGCAATGCGTCGAGGTGATTGCTGTCTGCTTCAGCGGTCGGCAATCGACCTGCCAAATCGATTCATTAAGGTCAAAACTTCGAAGACGGGCGAGTTGGTGCAGATTCCGATCTTTCCACTCCTGCAGGAAGTGCTCGAGAAGATCGAGAAGAGCGACAGTCCGTATGCTTTTCCCCAACAAGCGGCCATCTATGAGCTCAATCCGGACAACATCACGCTGCGTGTCCGGAAGGTGATGCGCGTGGCAGGCTTTTTTGATCCCGGAGAGGCGGACTCCGCAGAGGAGCAAGCAGTCTCTCGCGGCGAGATCCACCAGGAACGAGAAAACGGTCTGCGCAAAGCCTCCGTGCGGGATTTTCATTCCTTCCGCGTTACCTGGGTCACCCTCGCGCTCAATGCCGGCGTCCCACTGGAAATCGTTCAAAAGGTCACCGGTCACCGGACAGCCGGCATCGTGATGAAACACTACTTCCAGCCGGGCCGAGAAGACTTTCGCCGAACGCTTTCCGGCAAGCTTCCGGCTCTGATCGGCGGAACGCCCGAGCCGAAGCCGCTAGACCCGTCCGAACTCCGCACACAACTGAATGCCATGAAGCCGGGAACCTGGCGAAAGATTCGCGACGAACTCATCGCGCGTTTACCCAAAGAAGAGGAAGGCGCCGTCGAAGTTCGCGCGACGAAAGCTGAACCTGCGGCGTCGGCCAAGGCGTCTGACTGA
- a CDS encoding putative iron-sulfur cluster-binding metallochaperone — protein MSDCCLTKGDECSSEKESAAKPSCPRCGHAGRPVSTLTLKHQVKSQFLPAVNAGGFHFCPTPDCPVVYFSAGGSVLTTGDVRRPVTQKDPAQAPVCYCFGFTPAMIRDELAATGKSTVIERIAAEMKADFCACEIRNPQGSCCLGNVKAAVKAATAERAGLA, from the coding sequence GTGTCCGATTGTTGCTTAACGAAAGGTGACGAGTGCTCGTCCGAGAAGGAGTCGGCTGCCAAGCCGTCCTGCCCGCGCTGCGGGCACGCCGGTCGCCCGGTCTCGACGCTCACGCTCAAGCACCAAGTTAAGTCCCAGTTTTTGCCGGCCGTAAATGCCGGGGGATTTCACTTCTGCCCCACACCCGACTGCCCGGTCGTCTATTTCAGCGCCGGTGGTTCAGTTCTCACAACGGGCGACGTTCGCCGTCCGGTCACTCAAAAAGATCCCGCGCAGGCACCGGTGTGTTATTGCTTCGGCTTCACGCCCGCGATGATCCGTGACGAACTTGCCGCCACAGGAAAATCCACCGTGATCGAACGCATCGCGGCGGAGATGAAGGCTGATTTTTGCGCTTGTGAGATTCGCAATCCCCAAGGCTCCTGCTGCCTCGGCAACGTGAAAGCTGCCGTCAAGGCCGCCACCGCAGAGCGCGCCGGTCTTGCCTGA
- a CDS encoding heavy-metal-associated domain-containing protein, giving the protein MQPVKQSWILTGGFLSAVAASLCCIGPLVAAVAGAGSFVAAGWFERWRPAFLGVTAALLALAWVLTLRARRIACADGTCATPRASRWTLGVLIFSTVIVGAVAMFPQLAQTTFGRSSVATSAPADGRVLRVRIPSMDCAACAVGIAGTLQRVPGIRTAVVRYATKEAEVVYDPAVISATTVIAKIDATGFKAEPAN; this is encoded by the coding sequence ATGCAGCCGGTGAAGCAATCGTGGATTCTGACAGGCGGATTTTTGTCCGCCGTGGCGGCCTCGCTTTGCTGCATCGGACCGCTGGTGGCGGCCGTCGCGGGCGCGGGTAGTTTTGTCGCCGCAGGCTGGTTTGAGCGTTGGCGGCCGGCTTTTCTCGGCGTCACCGCTGCGCTCCTCGCTCTCGCGTGGGTGTTGACCTTGCGTGCCCGACGTATCGCCTGCGCGGACGGCACCTGCGCAACGCCGCGAGCAAGTCGTTGGACCCTGGGCGTTCTGATCTTCAGCACAGTAATCGTCGGCGCGGTCGCGATGTTTCCGCAGCTTGCGCAAACCACCTTCGGCCGCTCTTCGGTCGCAACCTCCGCACCGGCGGATGGCCGCGTGCTGCGCGTGCGTATCCCCTCCATGGACTGCGCTGCGTGCGCGGTCGGCATTGCCGGCACCCTGCAGCGGGTTCCCGGTATCCGCACGGCGGTCGTCCGCTATGCAACGAAAGAGGCCGAGGTCGTTTACGATCCCGCCGTGATTTCTGCGACGACGGTGATCGCCAAGATCGACGCCACGGGCTTCAAGGCCGAGCCGGCCAACTGA